GAATGCTGATGCCGAGCTCTCGCAAATGCTCGGCGGCCTCACGCTCCATGCGTGGGCGATCGATCACTCGCAGCAGCGAGCCCGCGAGTCCCGCTCTACGATGTTCGCGCCCCAGGAATAAGTTCTCCGCGATCGACATAGCCGGTGCCAACGCGAGATCCTGATACACGGTCTCGATGCCTGCAAGGCGGGCGTCTATCGGCCCGCTGAAGTGCACGCGTGCGCCATCCAGCCAGATGTCGCCGCTGTCGGGAATCATGGCGCCCGACAGCGCCTTGATGAGCGACGACTTGCCCGCACCGTTGTCGCCGATCACAGCCATGATCTCGCCCGCGCGCACTTCGAAGTCGGCGCCATCGAGCGCGGTCACGTGCCCGTAGCATTTCGCCAAACCGCGTGCTTCGAGCACCATCGGTGCGTTCTGCTCGCTCATGCCAACACCCTCACGCTTTCCTCGACCACTGATCGGTGGCGACGGCCAGGATAACCAGCACACCCGTGACCAGAATCTGATACACCGACGACACGCCCATCAGCGTGAGCCCGTTGCGGAACACGCCCACGATCATGGCGCCGACGAGTGACCCCAGCACGATGCCGCGTCCGCCGAAGAGGCTCGTGCCGCCGAGCACCACGGCCGTCACGGTATCGAGGTTCTCGGTTTGTCCGCTTTGCGGATCGCCGACGCTGGTGCGTGCGATGGACAGCAGCGCGGCAATGCCGGCGCAGAGGCCCGAGAGCATGTACGCACTGAGCAGCACGCGGTTGGTGCTGATGCCGGCCAATCGTGCGGCCTCGAGGTTGCTGCCCACCGCGTATACATGGCGCCCTGCCGCCGTTTCGCGCAGCACGACGAACGCGAGCGCGTACAGCAGCAGCATGGCGACGGCGCCGTAGGCAATCGGTGTGTTCCCAACCCACACGCTCTGCCCAAGCCAGGTGAGCAGTGGGGGCAAGTCCGTAAACGTCTGCGCGCGCGACACCAGTTGCGTGATCGCAAACGCAATATTCATTGTGCCGAGCGTGACGATGAATGGCGGCAACTTAATGCGCGTGACCAGCAGGCCGTTGATCATGCCGGCGATGGTGGTGACACCCATGCCGCCAGCGATGGCCATGGCTGGATGCCAACCGTGCTTCACCGCCAGGAGGCTCATGACGATCGAGCCGAGCGCCATGATCATGCCGCAGGCGAGGTCGATACCACCGGTGAGAATGACCAGCGTCTGACCGATGGCCAGCACGCCGACCACCATGACCTGACTGAGCACCAGCGACAGATTGGCACCCGTGAGAAAGCGCGGTGACTGCAGCGCGAAGAACGTACAGGCGATCAGCAACGCAACGAGCGGACCGGCAAAAGCCAGCCGTCGTGCGATCACTTATCGCCCCAGCAGAGTCCGAGGGCTTTGTCCGCACTGAGACTCGGTACGCCGGCTACGCTGTCCTTGGCGATGAGCTGCACGCCGGTATCGACGTATCCACTCGCCTTCTTGGCGGTCTTGATGAACGCCATCGCTGCTTCCACCCCTAACTCGGCCATGCGCAATGGATACTGTTGCGCGGTCGCGGTCAGCGCGCCGTCCACGACATTTTGCACGCCGCGGCAGCTGCCGTCGACCGAGACGATCAGCACGCCCTTCTCCTTGCCGGCGTTCTTGAGCGCGGTGAAGGCGCCGGCGGCCGACGGCTCGTTCACCGTGTATACGACGTTGATGTCGGGGTGCGCTTGCAGGCAATTCTCCATGGCCGTCTGTCCCTTGGCCTGATCGCCCATGGCGTCGGACATGCACACCACTTCCGGCGGCTGCGCGAGTTCGTTGCGCGTCTTCTCGTACGACGGAAGGCCGAAGCCGCTCAGGAAGCCATTGTGGCGCTGCGCACCGGTGGGGTGGCCGGGGATGAGGTCGAGTGTGGCGATCCTGGCCGGGGTCGCCCCAAGCCGCGCCTTGGCGTACTGGCCGATGAGCTGCCCGGCCTTGTAGTTGTCGGTGGCGAAAAGGGCATCGGTCGCGTCGACCGGATCGGTCGGGCTATCGAGTGCGATCACGAGGATGCCGGCATCGCGCGCCTTCTTGATGGCGGGTACGATCGCCTTGGAGTCGCTGGCCGAAATGAGAATAGCCCTGGCGCCAGCAGCCATGAGATTCTCGATGGCCGTCACTTGACCGGCGTTGTCGCCATCGGAGCGACCGGCAGCAGCAATCAGCGTCGCCCCCTGCGCGGCGGCGGCCTGTTCGGCCCCCTCTTTCATCTTCACGAAGAACGGGTTCGACTCGGTCTTGGTGATCAGCCCGATGACTGGCTTGTCGTCACCCTTGGCGGAGCACGCCAGCAGGAGAGGGAGAGCGAGGGCGACGAGACGCGGGGGGGAGAGGCGGGGCAGGGCGAGAGTGCGCATAGAAGAGGAAATCAGCACGCAATCGGGATTTGAGCAAGTGAGGCGGCAAGCGAACGGGCGGGGCGATTGCGGACGGCCCGCGTGCGTGCCAGCCTTCCCATCATGCGACGTTCGCCTGTTCGATTTCTGATCGCGTTTTTGGCGGTGCTGACGGTCGTCGGCAGCACCGGCTGCCGCCTGCTCGGCCCTCGGCAGCCTTTGTCGGTGCGGCAGCAGATCCGGGCTCGTGTGGCGAAAGTGCCGGGGGCGCAGGTGTCCATTGCGATGCGCGACTTCGAGCGTGGTGTGGCCTTCGATCTCTACGCTGACACGGTGTATCACGCCGCCAGCATGATGAAGGTGCCGGTGCTCTTCGCGCTGTACGACGCCTTCGCCAAGGGGCGGCTGCGCCCCGGCCAGACGATCCGCCTCACCAATCAATTCCGATCGATCGCCGACTCGTCCACCTACGTGCTCGACCCGGCCGACGACAGCGACAGTACGGTGTACGCGCGGGTGGGGCAGGACGTGTCGCTACGGTGGCTGGCCGAACGCATGATCACGCACTCCAGCAACCTCGCGACGAATACGCTGATCACGCTGCTCGATCCCGCAAAGATCACGGCGCTCGCACGCGAGCTCGGCGCCCGAAACACCGTGGTGCTGCGCGGCGTAGAGGACACGCCGGCCTTCCGGAAGGGCATGAACAACGTGACGACCGCCAGCGATTTGGTGATGCTGTTTGTCGCGCTCCAGTCGCAGCGGGTTGGTGACAGCACCGCCACGGCCGACATGCTCCGCATTCTCGAACAGCAGGCCTTCAACACGCAGATCCCCGCCGGATTGCCGCCGGGCACGCGCGTGGCGCACAAGACCGGCAGCATCACCGCGACGCGCCATGACGCGGGGCTGGTGTATCCGCCGGGGAGGGCGCCGTACGCCATCGCCATTCTCACGCGCAACATCGCGGATCCTGCGGTCGCCGATGCCCTCACGGCGGATTGCTCACGTATCATCTGGGAGTGGCTCGCCAAGTGAACGACCTCACCACCGGTTCCATCCCTCGCCACATCGTGCGCCTCGCCGTGCCGATGGCGCTCGGCATGATTTTCCAGACACTGTATTTCCTGGTCGACCTCTTCTTCGTGGCGCGGCTCGGCGATGCCGCCGTGGCCGGCGTGAGCGCGGCCGGCAATGTGCAGTTCATCATCATGTCGTTCACGCAGATTCTCGGCGTGAGTACCATGGCGCTCATTGCGCACGCGGTGGGGCGTAAGGACCAGCCGGACGCCGAGCTGGTGTTCAATCAAAGCGTCCTCTGGGCGTTCGTGTGCGGGATCGGGACACTGATTGGCGGCTATGCGCTGTGCGGCCGGTACATGAGTGCACTCGGTTCGAACGCCGAGACGATCGCGGCCGGTACGTCGTACTTGCGCTGGTACATCCCCGGGCTCGCACTACAGTTCGCGCTAGTGTCGATGGGAAGCGCCCTGCGCGGCACGGGCATCGTGAAGCCCGGTATGCTGGTGCAGATGCTCACCGTCGTGCTGAACATCATCTTCGCGCCGATCTTCATTGCGGGGTGGGGCACCGGCCGGCCGCTTGGTGTGGCGGGTGCGGGGCTGGCGAGTTCACTGGCCATCGGCATCGGCGTGATCGCGACGGCCGTGTATTTCGTGCGACTCGAACACTACGTGACGTTCAAGCGCGAGTTGCTGTCGGTGCGGACCGACGTGCTTACGCGCATGCTGAAGATCGGCGTGCCGCCGGGCGCCGAGTTCGCGCTGATGTTCGTGTTTACCGCCGTGATCTATACGGCCATCAAGCAATTCGGAGCGGAGGCGCAGGCTGGCTACGGCATCGGTTCGCGACTCATGCAGTCGATGTTCCTGCCGGCGATGGCCGTGGCGTTCTCGGCGGCTCCGATGGCGGGGCAGAACATGGGCGCTGGTCATCTCGACCGCGTGCGCGACACCTTTAAGTGGGCGGCGATCATGGGCAGCATCCCCATGGCGCTACTCACATTGCTCTGTCAGTGGCGCCCTGAATTACTCGTGCAGGGATTTACGCAGGAAGCAGCGGTGATTGCCGTAGCCTCGCAGTTCCTGAGTACGATCTCGTGGAATTTCGTGGCGTCCGGGTTGGGCTTCACCTGTGGTGGCATGTTCCAGGCGCTCGGCAATACGGTGCCGTCGCTGATCGCCAGCGCCACGCGCCTCATCACGTTCGCCGTGCCGGTGTGGTGGTTGTCGCATCGCCCGGGCTTTCAGATCAAGCAGGTGTGGTATCTCTCGGTGATCACGATGACGCTGCAGGCGGCGTTCACGCTGTGGCTGTTGCGCGGCGAGTTGCAGCGCAAGGAATTGAAGATGGCCTCAGCCCGGTTGGCGGTATGACGGTTGGCTTTATGATGCGTTGCGCTCGGCGAGCCTCCGTCTCCGCCGCGTTGGCGATCGGATCCCTGGGTGCGCAGGAGACGCGCGCCGTCCCGACGCCGTGCCCGGACGGCATCGCCGCTGCCGTCCAGTGTTCGCTCGGTAAGGACAGCGCCGGTGCGTTCTACTGGATCGCAATGCCAGCGCCTTGGAATAAGCGACTGGTGGTGCACGCGCATGGCGGGCCGGACCTCGGTGCTCCTGATGCCAAGGGCAGTGCCGACGACCTGACGCGGTGGAACATCTGGACGCGCATGGGCTTCGCCGTGGTGGCCTCTACGTACCATCAAGGTGGTGTGGCGGTGCGGTCGGCGGCGGAAGATGTTGAGCGTTCGCGGCAGCTCTTTGTCGCGCAGGTCGGCGTGCCCGAGCGTACGATTCTGCACGGGCAGTCGTGGGGGGCCGGCGTGGCGGCGCGTACGGCGGAGCTGTTCGGTGCGCGTAATGCGCAGGGCCACGTGCCGTATGATGCGGTGCTGCTCACGAGCGGCGTGCTGGGGGGAGCCAGCCTGTCGTACGACTTCCGGATGGATCTGCGCGTCGTATATCAGGCGGTGTGTGGCGATCATCCGCGCGCCGATGAGCCGCAGTATCCGTTGTGGCAGGGATTGCCCGTGGGCGCGAAGCTCACGCGCGTGCAGTTGGCCGATCGGGTCGACGCGTGCACCGGCGTGCGGAAGCCGGCGGCGGCGCGCTCACCCGAGCAGGCGCAGCATTTGGCCACGATTCTCGCGGCGGTGAAGGTGCCCGAGCGCACGCTGATCGCACACCTGAATTGGGGTACCTGGCACTTTCAGGACATCGTGACCAAGCGGACGCACGGTGCCAATCCGTTCACCACCACGGGCGTCACCTACGCCGGCGGCGCGGACCTGAATGGCAAGGTCGCGCGCTACGTCGCCGATTCTGTAGCATTCGCTACACTATCGGCAGACGCCGATCCGACCGGTGGTATTCCCGTGCCCGTGCTCACGATGCATGCCATCGACGATCCCACCGCGTTCGTGGAACTCGAGAGCACATTCCGCCACACGATGGAGCGCGCGGGGCGAGCCAAGACGCTGGTGCAGCTGTTCACGCAGGATAGCGAGCACAGTTATTTGAGTGATGCCCAGTACGTGAGCGCCATGCGCGCGTTGCTGGCGTGGGTGGAGCAGGGCACCGCACCGACACCGAGGGCCGTCGCCGCGTCGTGTGCACGCGTTGAATCCACGTACGATCCGGCCAAGGGATGTCGTTTCGTGCCATCGTATGCACCGGCGCCGCTCTCGTCGCGGGTGCCGAACAGAGCCAAACCGGGAATGCCCAAGTGAACGCGTCGTTCAACCATCGACTGCGAGTGGCTGCGGCCTCCATGGCGCTGACGCTGTCGGCCGTGGCTGGCTGCCGACCGTCCGCGCCCTCGTCGCCTTCGGAGACTGCCGCGCAGTTCTACACGCTGCTGGACGGTCTCGGCGTAGACGGTGTTCCCGACTCGCTCGCGCTCGATGCCGTGCAGCCGTACCTCGATTCCACACTGGTCGGTTTGCTCGTTGAGGCGCGCCACGCACGTGATGATGCGTCACGCCGCGCACCCGGCGAGAAGCCGCCTTTCGTGGAGGGCGACATGTTCGGCAGCCTCTTCGAGGGAAACACCTCGTTCGGTATTCGTCGTCTCGCCAAGCGCGGTGATACGACCTTCGCGGTAATGGCCTTCACCAACGCGATGCAGCCGCCTACGGTGAAGTGGACGGACACGTTGGTGATCGTGCCGCGGGCGAATGCGAAGCCGAAAAGCCCGCAATTTGTGATTGCCGACCTGCGCTACGGCGCCGGCTGGGACTTCGGCAATCGCGGGTCCCTGCTGCAGAGTCTTCGCGCCGCGCTTTCGCCGGACAGCGCCAGCGCGATCGTGCCCACGGCTACACCCGCTGCGTGCGCCACGCCCCCCTGCGGAACATCACCGCGCTGACGACCGCCAGCAGCGTATAGGCGGCCAATACCGACACGAACACGGCGTGTGAGCCGATCGAGGTCTGCGTCGTGAGCAGCCACGCCAACGGGAGTTCGAACGCCCAGAAGACGGCGATGTTGATGTTGGTCGGCGTGCGCGTATCGCCGGCGCCATTGAACGCTTGCGTGAGCACCATGCCGAAGGCGAAGAATGGGAAGCCGGCCGCCATCATGCGCAGGCCGTACACAGCCACATCGGTCACGGCGGGATCGCTCGTGAAGCCGGCCACGATCGGCCGCGCGAAGATCACGAAGATGGCGCCCATGAGCCCAAGAAATGCCACGTTGTAGCGCGCTGCGGTCCAGACGGCGCGGTTGGCGCGATCGGGATTTTGCGCGCCAAGCGCCTGACCCACCATCGTGGCGGCGGCGTTGCCTAAGCCCCAGGCGGGCAGCATGGCGAACATGATCATGCGCACCGCAATCGTGTAGCCGGCCATCGCCGCGCTGCCGAACGACGCCATGAGGCGGATGAGCACCATCCAGCTCAGGCTGCCCACCAGCACCTGAAAGGTGGCATTCACCGACAAGCGCAGCATCGCGCGCATGGTGTCCCACTCGAACACCAGATGCTCGCGCGAGACACGCAGGTGCCCGGAGCCGCGCGTGAGTCGCCAGAGGGCGTAACACACGCCGGTGCCGCGGCCGATCGTGGTGGCGATGGCGGCGCCAGTCACGCCCCATTCGGGGAACGGTCCCACGCCGAAAATCAGCATCGGACCGAGCACGATGTTGATGGCGTTGGCCAGCCACAACACGCGCATGGACACCGCCGCGTCGCCGGCCCCACGAAATGCCGCGTTGATCACGAACAGCAGGAATGCGGTGCCGCTGCCGCCCAACAAGACGCGCGTGAACATCGTGCCGGTGGCGAGCACGTCATCGGTCGCACCCATGGCGCGCAGCAGCGCTGGGGCCGCCAATGCGCCCACGACGCCGATCAGTACCGACGCGATCACGCCGAGCGTGATCATCTGCACCGCCGCGCGCGCGGCACCATCGGCATCACGCTCTCCCACTCGGCGCGCCACCACCGCCGTGCCGGCGATGGCCAACCCCATGGCGATCGTGTACACCACGATCATCATCGACTCGGTGAGCCCTACCGTCGCCACTGCGCTTGCGCCCAGGCGCGCCACGAAGAACACATCGGAGAGCGCGAACAGGCTCTCCATGATCATCTCCAGCACCATCGGAATGGCGAGGAGGAAAATGGAGCGCCCGATCGGACCCGTGGTGTAATCGTGCTTCGTGCCGCGCAGCGCGCCCCGCGCGGCGTCCCACCACGACCGCGTGTCGTCGTCCTGCGCCAATTCGTGCATGGCGCGAAGGCTCAACTACATCGTCGATCGGCGCAAGCGGACGGATCCGGATCCGGTTTCCACCACGACACGTCCCGCGCCATTGCCGATCGTCCCGCGCAGGTGGCGCCGCTCCAATGTGCGCGTGCGCACCGCGAAGTCGGTGGTGATGCTGCCGCTCCCTGTTTCGATATCCACGTCAGCGCCGAAATTCTCGGGTAGCGCCAGCGTGACGCCGCCGGAGCCGGCGTCGACACTGACCGACGACGGAGACGACACCATGTCGATCGAGACGCCACCGCTGCCGGCATCGACCGACACATCGTTCGCCGACACACTCCCGAGACGAACACTGCCCGAGCCGACGTCGACCGAGAGCCGCTTGCATGACAGCTCGGTGGCCGTGACGCCGCCGGATCCGGTGTCTACCGTGCACTCGTCGCTCGACACACGATCCAGCGATACGCTGCCCGATCCGTTGTCGACGCTCACTCGACGACCGCGCGTGCCGCGCAACGACACGCCACCGGAGCCGGCATCGATGATCAGCGTGCCGCGGGTATCGGTGGCGGCAACGCGCGCCGAGGCCACGTCGAGGCGCAAGTCGGCGTCCACGTCGGTCGCGCTCATCTCGCCGACCAGGAGATAGCTGTCGAGCGCCGTGCCGTCGGGGACCAGCACGCGGATGTCGGCCCACGCCTCGAGGCCACTGCCCGAGGTTTTCACGCGCACGCGCTGGCCGTCGCGATCGCGCCATCCGTCGCCGCCCCACGTGCCATCGTCGCGGATACGCGTTTCCGTGCTGCCACCCCAGCGGCGCTCGGGGCCGCCACGATACACCACGTCATCATCGGGATAGATGACGCGCAGCGTCGGCAATCCGCGCACGGTACCCGCCTCGATGCGCAGGCGGCTCGCATCTCGCCCCCGCATGGTGATCTCGAATTGCACGTCACGTCGGTCGCCGCGTACGATGCGGACCTCGCCGGCCACGTTGTAGAGCGCCACCTGCGACCCGCTGAGCGTGCGGCGCTCGGTCTGTGCGGTCAGCGCGGCGGGGACGAGCATCCACACGGTGATCGAGGCCGAGAGGCGCCGGCCGAAGCCGGTTGCGCGCGACGTCGACCGGGCGGAGCTTGAAGAGGCGATAAGCATGGGGCTCATGGAAAGGTATTGATAAGTGACCTCAACGCTTGGATGCCCCGGCCCGTCAGAAAGGTTTGAAGATCCCGACACGTTTTCCGCCACGTTTTCCGCCACGTTTTCCTTTCCACTCGCCCCACCATGCGTACGATGCGCACGCTTACCTCTCTATCCGTCTCGGCCGTGGTTGCCGTCCTGACGGCGTCGCCCGCTCTTGCCCAGAAGCAGGTGCTGCCTACGGCGATTGCCCCGATCGACTCCGCCGATCCGGTCGCGCTGATGGTCGCGCGCCTCGACCTCGAGAAGTACAAGACCACGCTGAAGGGACTCACACAGTTCGGCGACCGAAAGCAGGGCACCAAGCGCAATCGCGACGCGGTGGATTGGATCGAGGCGCAGCTCAAGAGTTACGGCTGCTCGAACACGGAACGCATCGTCTATCGATACGAGCCGCCCACCTTGGCCGAGCGCCCGGCGGCGCCCCCCGGCTGCCACGCCCCCGGCCGCTGGGCAGCCGCCGCTGCGTCGAGTCGGTCCGCCGGCCACGCAGGCCTCGGGCGGTGGACGTAACCGTGGCATTCGCACGCGCACCGGCGTGAACAACGACTCCCTGTTGCAGCCCGATCCGAAACTGCGTGCGCTGAATTCTGAGCCGAGCACGCCGGGCGAGCGTCAGGAAGTGTATTGCACCAAGATCGGCTCCACGCATCCGGAAGAGATGTACATCGTGGGGGCGCACATGGACGGCATCGGCTGGGGCGAGGCCGTGAATGACGACGGCTCAGGCACGGCGCTGGTGATGGAGTTGGCGCGGGTGTTCAGCAATCCCGACGTGCAGACCGAGCGGTCCATTCGCTTCGTGCTGTGGAACAACGAAGAGTCCGGCCTGAACGGCGCGCGCGCGTACATCGAGCAGCGCGCGAAGCTGCAGGGCATCGA
This region of Gemmatimonas groenlandica genomic DNA includes:
- a CDS encoding ATP-binding cassette domain-containing protein, producing the protein MSEQNAPMVLEARGLAKCYGHVTALDGADFEVRAGEIMAVIGDNGAGKSSLIKALSGAMIPDSGDIWLDGARVHFSGPIDARLAGIETVYQDLALAPAMSIAENLFLGREHRRAGLAGSLLRVIDRPRMEREAAEHLRELGISIRSITQAVETLSGGQRQGIAVARSAAFARHVVILDEPTAALGVKESGMVLDLITRVRDRGLSVILISHNMPHVFQLADRIHIQRLGQRAALVNTRDITMSDAVAVMTGATGWPASRVAEAAQAAWPSA
- a CDS encoding ABC transporter permease → MIARRLAFAGPLVALLIACTFFALQSPRFLTGANLSLVLSQVMVVGVLAIGQTLVILTGGIDLACGMIMALGSIVMSLLAVKHGWHPAMAIAGGMGVTTIAGMINGLLVTRIKLPPFIVTLGTMNIAFAITQLVSRAQTFTDLPPLLTWLGQSVWVGNTPIAYGAVAMLLLYALAFVVLRETAAGRHVYAVGSNLEAARLAGISTNRVLLSAYMLSGLCAGIAALLSIARTSVGDPQSGQTENLDTVTAVVLGGTSLFGGRGIVLGSLVGAMIVGVFRNGLTLMGVSSVYQILVTGVLVILAVATDQWSRKA
- a CDS encoding sugar ABC transporter substrate-binding protein, translated to MRTLALPRLSPPRLVALALPLLLACSAKGDDKPVIGLITKTESNPFFVKMKEGAEQAAAAQGATLIAAAGRSDGDNAGQVTAIENLMAAGARAILISASDSKAIVPAIKKARDAGILVIALDSPTDPVDATDALFATDNYKAGQLIGQYAKARLGATPARIATLDLIPGHPTGAQRHNGFLSGFGLPSYEKTRNELAQPPEVVCMSDAMGDQAKGQTAMENCLQAHPDINVVYTVNEPSAAGAFTALKNAGKEKGVLIVSVDGSCRGVQNVVDGALTATAQQYPLRMAELGVEAAMAFIKTAKKASGYVDTGVQLIAKDSVAGVPSLSADKALGLCWGDK
- a CDS encoding serine hydrolase, with protein sequence MRRSPVRFLIAFLAVLTVVGSTGCRLLGPRQPLSVRQQIRARVAKVPGAQVSIAMRDFERGVAFDLYADTVYHAASMMKVPVLFALYDAFAKGRLRPGQTIRLTNQFRSIADSSTYVLDPADDSDSTVYARVGQDVSLRWLAERMITHSSNLATNTLITLLDPAKITALARELGARNTVVLRGVEDTPAFRKGMNNVTTASDLVMLFVALQSQRVGDSTATADMLRILEQQAFNTQIPAGLPPGTRVAHKTGSITATRHDAGLVYPPGRAPYAIAILTRNIADPAVADALTADCSRIIWEWLAK
- a CDS encoding MATE family efflux transporter, yielding MNDLTTGSIPRHIVRLAVPMALGMIFQTLYFLVDLFFVARLGDAAVAGVSAAGNVQFIIMSFTQILGVSTMALIAHAVGRKDQPDAELVFNQSVLWAFVCGIGTLIGGYALCGRYMSALGSNAETIAAGTSYLRWYIPGLALQFALVSMGSALRGTGIVKPGMLVQMLTVVLNIIFAPIFIAGWGTGRPLGVAGAGLASSLAIGIGVIATAVYFVRLEHYVTFKRELLSVRTDVLTRMLKIGVPPGAEFALMFVFTAVIYTAIKQFGAEAQAGYGIGSRLMQSMFLPAMAVAFSAAPMAGQNMGAGHLDRVRDTFKWAAIMGSIPMALLTLLCQWRPELLVQGFTQEAAVIAVASQFLSTISWNFVASGLGFTCGGMFQALGNTVPSLIASATRLITFAVPVWWLSHRPGFQIKQVWYLSVITMTLQAAFTLWLLRGELQRKELKMASARLAV
- a CDS encoding alpha/beta hydrolase family protein; translation: MAIGSLGAQETRAVPTPCPDGIAAAVQCSLGKDSAGAFYWIAMPAPWNKRLVVHAHGGPDLGAPDAKGSADDLTRWNIWTRMGFAVVASTYHQGGVAVRSAAEDVERSRQLFVAQVGVPERTILHGQSWGAGVAARTAELFGARNAQGHVPYDAVLLTSGVLGGASLSYDFRMDLRVVYQAVCGDHPRADEPQYPLWQGLPVGAKLTRVQLADRVDACTGVRKPAAARSPEQAQHLATILAAVKVPERTLIAHLNWGTWHFQDIVTKRTHGANPFTTTGVTYAGGADLNGKVARYVADSVAFATLSADADPTGGIPVPVLTMHAIDDPTAFVELESTFRHTMERAGRAKTLVQLFTQDSEHSYLSDAQYVSAMRALLAWVEQGTAPTPRAVAASCARVESTYDPAKGCRFVPSYAPAPLSSRVPNRAKPGMPK
- a CDS encoding MATE family efflux transporter, producing the protein MHELAQDDDTRSWWDAARGALRGTKHDYTTGPIGRSIFLLAIPMVLEMIMESLFALSDVFFVARLGASAVATVGLTESMMIVVYTIAMGLAIAGTAVVARRVGERDADGAARAAVQMITLGVIASVLIGVVGALAAPALLRAMGATDDVLATGTMFTRVLLGGSGTAFLLFVINAAFRGAGDAAVSMRVLWLANAINIVLGPMLIFGVGPFPEWGVTGAAIATTIGRGTGVCYALWRLTRGSGHLRVSREHLVFEWDTMRAMLRLSVNATFQVLVGSLSWMVLIRLMASFGSAAMAGYTIAVRMIMFAMLPAWGLGNAAATMVGQALGAQNPDRANRAVWTAARYNVAFLGLMGAIFVIFARPIVAGFTSDPAVTDVAVYGLRMMAAGFPFFAFGMVLTQAFNGAGDTRTPTNINIAVFWAFELPLAWLLTTQTSIGSHAVFVSVLAAYTLLAVVSAVMFRRGAWRTQRV
- a CDS encoding DUF4097 family beta strand repeat-containing protein, which encodes MSPMLIASSSSARSTSRATGFGRRLSASITVWMLVPAALTAQTERRTLSGSQVALYNVAGEVRIVRGDRRDVQFEITMRGRDASRLRIEAGTVRGLPTLRVIYPDDDVVYRGGPERRWGGSTETRIRDDGTWGGDGWRDRDGQRVRVKTSGSGLEAWADIRVLVPDGTALDSYLLVGEMSATDVDADLRLDVASARVAATDTRGTLIIDAGSGGVSLRGTRGRRVSVDNGSGSVSLDRVSSDECTVDTGSGGVTATELSCKRLSVDVGSGSVRLGSVSANDVSVDAGSGGVSIDMVSSPSSVSVDAGSGGVTLALPENFGADVDIETGSGSITTDFAVRTRTLERRHLRGTIGNGAGRVVVETGSGSVRLRRSTM